One window of Artemia franciscana chromosome 16, ASM3288406v1, whole genome shotgun sequence genomic DNA carries:
- the LOC136036793 gene encoding uncharacterized protein LOC136036793, with protein sequence MKKADQRVLKQATAFPTSDALDDLPASPSKNWRAGHLLKRRQSLAIGCWNVCSMKCLTTQTFIAGEIHRLGLDILCVSETRINDTLENHEIATPDSENSFFFYNSGPKDGSGSAGVGFLLNIQAQKALIEWEPVSSRLAKARFRSKLFNVTVFAVYAPTRVSSEQAIDTFYAELNEAVKKTPKRDLLIIGGDLNAHVGSRQANGDRSLGIHGYGERCERGTRLVQFAQANNLVIANTLFRHKPSHVITWRSRDGRTSSQLDYLLVSSRWRSSIQTCRAYRGPDTGSKPGSDHTLIQMSVKIRLVARKRKEPPKRFDVARLKDPTVVEQFRVQLLNRFTALEHEHSNESPEDGNSSGSSVNEDWQKFRNTLQEVALETLGRVKRKRRRWMSEETIRLATKKSLLPSRHSAEFKQLRKLCHQSGRKDRRKYWENMAVEMQKAASLSDTRKLYQLLKESTGKRSKNSASVRDEHGNILTSRDEVVDRWKRHFQKLLNPQVDPSSPAPNLQVTQPPPPPSSTLINQYAGVKIEPPDEEEILAAIKKLKNHKAPGIDAIPAEIYKASPRLLAQNLEKLLKKIWV encoded by the coding sequence ATGAAAAAAGCAGATCAAAGAGTGTTAAAACAAGCTACGGCATTCCCGACAAGCGATGCGTTGGATGATTTACCGGCGTCTCCTTCGAAAAATTGGCGAGCTGGACACCTGTTGAAACGAAGACAATCCCTTGCAATAGGGTGCTGGAACGTCTGTTCGATGAAATGTTTGACGACCCAGACTTTCATAGCTGGTGAAATACATCGCCTAGGCCTCGACATCCTCTGTGTATCAGAGACAAGAATAAATGACACACTAGAAAACCATGAGATAGCAACACCAGATTCAGAGAactctttcttcttttataactCAGGACCCAAAGATGGTAGTGGCAGTGCAGGGGTTGGATTTCTCCTTAACATCCAAGCACAAAAAGCTCTAATAGAATGGGAGCCCGTATCATCTCGCCTTGCAAAAGCTAGATTCCGAAGCAAACTGTTTAATGTTACAGTGTTTGCGGTCTACGCACCCACAAGGGTCAGCTCTGAACAAGCAATAGATACGTTTTACGCCGAACTCAACGAAGCTGTAAAAAAGACCCCCAAACGTGACCTCCTCATTATCGGTGGCGACCTCAACGCACACGTCGGCAGCAGACAGGCAAACGGCGACAGGAGCCTTGGAATTCACGGGTACGGCGAAAGATGCGAACGAGGAACCAGATTGGTCCAATTCGCCCAAGCAAACAACCTCGTAATAGCAAACACCCTTTTCAGACACAAGCCCTCACACGTCATAACCTGGAGATCCAGAGATGGAAGGACATCTTCCCAGCTGGACTACCTACTCGTGTCGTCGCGTTGGAGAAGCTCGATCCAGACCTGCAGAGCCTACAGAGGACCTGACACAGGTTCAAAGCCCGGGTCAGATCACACCTTGATCCAAATGTCTGTGAAGATCAGGCTAGTGGCTCGTAAACGGAAGGAACCCCCAAAAAGATTTGACGTTGCCCGTCTTAAGGACCCGACAGTAGTAGAACAATTCCGTGTTCAACTTTTAAATCGTTTCACCGCCCTCGAGCATGAACACTCAAATGAGTCTCCTGAGGACGGGAACTCGAGCGGGTCGTCGGTTAACGAAGATTGGCAGAAGTTCCGAAATACACTACAGGAGGTAGCTCTCGAAACTCTTGGAAGAGTGAAGCGAAAGCGAAGACGGTGGATGTCCGAAGAGACCATCCGACTTGCAACGAAGAAAAGTCTGTTACCATCACGCCACTCAGCTGAATTCAAACAGCTACGCAAGCTATGTCACCAGTCGGGCAGAAAAGACAGAAGGAAGTACTGGGAGAATATGGCGGTGGAGATGCAAAAAGCAGCTAGCCTGTCTGATACTAGGAAACTGTATCAGCTGCTTAAAGAGTCCACTGGGAAGAGGTCGAAGAACTCGGCCTCTGTAAGAGACGAACACGGTAACATCCTAACGAGTCGTGACGAAGTCGTTGACCGTTGGAAGCGCCATTTCCAGAAACTCCTAAATCCCCAGGTCGACCCTTCATCACCTGCTCCAAATCTTCAAGTGACCCAACCTCCCCCACCTCCTTCATCAACGCTCATTAACCAATACGCAGGAGTCAAAATAGAGCCCCCTGACGAAGAGGAAATCCTGGCAGCAATAAAGAAGCTGAAGAATCATAAAGCGCCGGGAATTGACGCCATACCAGCAGAAATCTACAAGGCAAGCCCCAGGCTTCTTGCACAGAACCTAGAAA